A single region of the Salicibibacter cibi genome encodes:
- a CDS encoding dynamin family protein, with protein MTTETLTPLEERKRTLPFGEPEKARLEKLDGKLAYDSPFSVAVCGHFSAGKSTLLNHLLGADLLPSSPIPTTANIMTIAAGDPGLTAITNDGKTHVFSGRIPWEKLQSFALDGASIREIKLSLPLPFLPAGVTLADTPGVDSTDGTHESYTGTELLTTDAIIYITDYNHVRSETNLRFLRQMQRENKPIVLVVNQIDKHDENELSFSIFSHGLRDMLQRFDIHPIALYFTSGYQLDHPENELTSWIGDMRSFLYHAASLKEQSKTRMVRSAVSALLERLYRDRARGEQAIEDSLQAHGFTVGDHQMLVQIRERVKRLDEESRQAIADMRHRLDEFFKQTYLFPHDLMEDTKTWIESLDSSFKVGMFGSKKKKIAEQEKREEALTLALKRRWDTEVQLYLSEYFKKLPLSPSIARHAEAIVQTIPFRAGESGWLRSFVGDGVKNDQYVYTLASRLNHALLKEVKDIVWPLFREIVADVERQAEDERFRLSEKAGEFQEIEALEAENEEHLKTIDDSITHVKASSEALAGDEGLEEAMGALLGRSPDLDGLHVDIEVSEQVEPVKTETNTFPRDEFSQGAGSLPQVDWQAWKETVEKYMGKPYAEDERKDLLTTIKKAGKCEYTFVMAGAFSAGKSTFLNALVQEEIMPVSPHPTTASLTIVRYPDEKYQHGDVTVQIKSEAVLDAEIQAVAYECGYTFNLTRLKKAEGLSIAKTNTLEEKQRLEYLRALQLAVKKEQYGYGKTYDMPLHNWQEIAAKEDHACLIETSTVYFRSDITAKGWSLVDTPGVQSVNERHTRMAVEKIKSADRFMYLTYYHHAFSRADQSFIKRIKEIQVPHYMVVNAADLAKDEQEAQYVTSFVNDQLKQAGCHESITVPLSSKRALAPDGDQRFSDFMHYLETVEGPRLQAESIREINKQLYTLIDALHTVANIGKQPLEERKRLAEQEKCTHMETEWNLKNVDADDGEIKVWEGHVTRRLLLVFADRFAASIHVASVNAKDKSARERQLHQALDVFLKECEEEWQKEQYALEKSVHASLVDQMTRMYGDGRLFEDMYVRLETGIDLQLPVQLLQTLANKRKLKKSFFYDGEFDAFKTDVFSLLEEHVRARIQVAAESARKGKSDQLGNIKEHMQTKMKIKEKKQADRLQFLTSEEPDVIPIEEEIKTLRKNAEITGLQMEL; from the coding sequence GTGACGACGGAAACCCTCACCCCTTTGGAAGAACGAAAACGAACATTGCCATTCGGCGAACCGGAGAAAGCCAGGTTGGAAAAGCTTGACGGGAAACTCGCATACGATTCCCCGTTTTCCGTTGCCGTTTGCGGACATTTTTCCGCAGGAAAATCAACGTTGTTAAACCATTTGCTGGGTGCTGATCTTTTACCATCCAGCCCTATTCCAACGACCGCAAATATTATGACAATCGCTGCTGGTGATCCCGGTCTTACAGCCATCACGAATGATGGTAAAACTCACGTTTTTTCCGGCCGCATCCCTTGGGAGAAGTTGCAATCCTTTGCACTCGATGGTGCGAGTATTCGGGAAATTAAACTTTCCCTCCCGTTGCCTTTTCTTCCCGCGGGCGTAACACTGGCGGATACACCCGGGGTAGATTCAACCGATGGCACCCATGAAAGCTATACGGGAACCGAATTGTTAACGACAGATGCGATCATTTATATTACGGATTATAATCATGTACGCTCGGAGACGAATCTTCGTTTTTTACGGCAAATGCAACGGGAAAACAAACCAATCGTTCTCGTTGTGAATCAAATTGACAAACATGATGAAAACGAGTTGTCTTTTTCTATCTTCTCCCATGGTTTGCGGGATATGTTGCAACGGTTTGACATTCATCCGATTGCCCTTTATTTTACATCCGGCTATCAACTCGATCACCCGGAAAATGAACTTACAAGTTGGATCGGGGACATGCGGTCCTTTCTTTATCACGCTGCATCGCTCAAAGAACAGTCAAAAACGCGAATGGTCCGCAGTGCCGTCTCCGCTCTTTTAGAACGCTTGTATCGGGACCGCGCAAGGGGAGAGCAAGCAATTGAAGATTCCCTGCAGGCACACGGATTTACGGTCGGAGACCATCAAATGCTCGTGCAGATCCGCGAAAGGGTAAAACGTTTGGATGAAGAAAGCCGTCAAGCGATCGCTGACATGCGTCATCGGCTTGATGAATTTTTTAAGCAAACCTATTTGTTTCCCCACGACTTGATGGAAGACACAAAAACATGGATTGAATCGCTGGATTCATCGTTCAAAGTCGGCATGTTCGGATCGAAAAAGAAGAAGATCGCCGAACAAGAGAAGCGGGAAGAAGCGTTGACACTTGCGCTGAAGCGGCGTTGGGATACAGAAGTGCAGTTGTATTTAAGCGAGTACTTTAAGAAATTACCCCTTTCGCCATCCATCGCCCGACATGCGGAAGCGATTGTGCAAACCATCCCGTTTCGCGCCGGGGAATCCGGCTGGTTACGTTCGTTTGTTGGCGATGGGGTGAAAAACGATCAATACGTTTATACGTTGGCCTCCCGTCTGAATCACGCATTGTTAAAAGAAGTCAAAGATATAGTCTGGCCTCTATTCCGGGAAATCGTTGCCGACGTTGAACGGCAAGCTGAAGATGAACGATTTCGGCTTTCGGAAAAAGCCGGAGAGTTTCAGGAAATTGAAGCGTTGGAAGCAGAAAATGAAGAACACTTGAAAACAATCGATGATTCAATCACACATGTAAAAGCATCGTCGGAAGCGTTAGCAGGTGACGAAGGCTTAGAAGAAGCTATGGGAGCATTATTGGGGCGCTCGCCGGATCTGGATGGTTTGCATGTCGACATTGAAGTAAGCGAACAAGTCGAGCCGGTCAAGACGGAAACGAACACGTTCCCACGTGATGAATTTTCACAGGGAGCGGGTAGCCTACCGCAAGTTGATTGGCAGGCATGGAAAGAAACCGTGGAAAAATATATGGGCAAGCCTTACGCGGAAGACGAGCGCAAAGATTTGCTAACCACCATTAAAAAGGCGGGAAAATGCGAGTATACGTTTGTAATGGCAGGCGCATTCAGTGCCGGCAAATCAACGTTTTTGAATGCCCTCGTTCAGGAGGAGATCATGCCGGTGTCCCCCCATCCGACGACGGCATCGCTGACGATCGTTCGTTACCCGGATGAGAAATATCAACACGGCGATGTAACCGTGCAAATAAAATCCGAAGCCGTATTGGACGCGGAAATACAAGCGGTCGCCTATGAATGCGGCTATACGTTTAATTTAACACGATTGAAAAAAGCCGAGGGCTTATCAATTGCAAAAACAAATACGTTGGAGGAAAAACAACGCCTCGAGTATTTACGTGCGCTACAATTAGCCGTGAAGAAAGAACAATATGGATACGGAAAAACCTATGACATGCCTCTTCATAATTGGCAAGAAATCGCCGCAAAAGAAGACCATGCCTGTTTGATTGAAACATCGACGGTCTATTTTCGTTCGGATATTACCGCAAAAGGCTGGTCACTCGTGGACACCCCAGGCGTTCAATCCGTGAACGAGCGCCATACGAGAATGGCGGTCGAAAAAATAAAGAGCGCCGATCGGTTTATGTATCTTACGTATTATCATCATGCTTTTTCTCGGGCAGACCAATCGTTTATCAAACGAATAAAAGAGATTCAAGTTCCTCATTACATGGTGGTCAACGCGGCAGACTTGGCAAAGGATGAGCAAGAAGCGCAGTACGTAACGTCATTCGTCAATGATCAATTAAAACAAGCCGGCTGCCACGAAAGCATTACGGTCCCCCTTTCAAGCAAGCGTGCCCTTGCTCCTGATGGTGATCAACGGTTTTCCGATTTTATGCATTATTTGGAAACAGTGGAAGGGCCTCGCTTGCAGGCGGAATCTATTCGGGAAATCAATAAGCAATTGTATACCTTAATCGACGCCCTTCATACGGTTGCAAACATTGGCAAACAGCCATTAGAAGAGCGAAAAAGGCTAGCCGAACAGGAAAAGTGCACACACATGGAAACCGAATGGAACCTTAAAAACGTTGATGCAGATGATGGGGAAATAAAAGTTTGGGAAGGGCATGTAACGAGGCGATTGTTATTGGTTTTTGCGGATCGTTTCGCCGCGTCGATCCATGTGGCGTCCGTAAATGCAAAGGATAAAAGTGCACGGGAAAGACAGCTGCATCAGGCATTGGACGTGTTTCTAAAGGAATGTGAAGAGGAATGGCAAAAAGAACAGTATGCATTGGAAAAAAGCGTACATGCATCGTTAGTAGATCAAATGACTCGGATGTACGGGGACGGGCGTTTATTTGAAGACATGTACGTCCGTTTGGAAACAGGGATTGACCTTCAATTGCCGGTTCAATTGCTCCAAACGTTAGCGAATAAGCGAAAACTGAAAAAGTCCTTTTTTTACGATGGCGAATTTGACGCTTTCAAAACAGATGTATTTTCTTTATTGGAAGAGCATGTTCGTGCGCGCATTCAAGTTGCGGCCGAATCGGCAAGAAAAGGCAAAAGCGACCAACTGGGGAACATCAAGGAGCATATGCAAACAAAGATGAAAATCAAAGAGAAGAAACAAGCGGACAGGCTCCAATTTCTAACGTCTGAAGAGCCGGATGTGATCCCGATCGAGGAAGAAATTAAAACGCTCAGGAAAAACGCCGAAATCACCGGATTGCAGATGGAATTGTAA
- a CDS encoding MFS transporter, whose protein sequence is MKRWKSPLLLLVGIGVSNLGAWVYLISLNLVVLDMTGSPLAVSILYILIPVATICTNFWSGSFIDRLNKRNLMIFLDFMRAIFIFSLPYMDSLIFIYVFVFIINIASSIFEPTSMVYMTKLIPKTNRQRFNALRNFINSSGFILGPSIAGFLFILGSPYLAIQLNALALCISALIILLLPNLELRRQSVMSEKVNVKVIRNDWKQILRFGKSNLHITLVYILFSGMTVFMTALDSLEAAFATEVLSLSESAYGFLVSIAGIGIIAGSLINALFVKNLKLNILIGVGAIFTPVGYLIFAFSHDFIFASIGFFTLTFALSFANTGFLTFYQNNVPVNIMGRFSSVLGILEAVLIILLTAVIGVSADLFEIRPVYIIGSFVFLTLGLMINLVVFDNSKSKYYSQKQMDEGSVG, encoded by the coding sequence TTGAAGCGGTGGAAAAGTCCCTTATTGCTTCTTGTAGGTATTGGTGTATCAAATTTAGGTGCTTGGGTTTATTTAATCTCGCTAAACTTGGTTGTTTTGGATATGACAGGCTCGCCACTCGCGGTATCGATTCTGTACATCCTTATACCAGTCGCCACTATATGTACTAATTTTTGGTCGGGAAGTTTTATCGATAGATTAAATAAGAGGAATCTGATGATTTTCTTAGACTTCATGAGAGCGATATTCATATTTTCGCTTCCATATATGGATTCTCTTATTTTCATTTATGTATTTGTTTTCATCATCAATATTGCAAGTTCAATTTTTGAGCCTACATCCATGGTCTACATGACGAAGCTTATACCTAAAACAAATCGTCAAAGATTTAATGCACTTAGAAATTTCATTAATTCAAGTGGTTTTATATTAGGGCCTTCAATTGCAGGTTTTCTGTTTATTTTAGGATCCCCGTATTTAGCTATCCAATTAAATGCTCTTGCATTATGTATATCAGCCTTAATCATCCTTTTGCTCCCGAACTTGGAATTAAGAAGACAATCAGTAATGTCGGAAAAAGTAAATGTAAAAGTAATAAGAAATGATTGGAAGCAAATTCTTCGTTTTGGTAAATCAAATTTGCACATTACGTTGGTGTACATTCTCTTTAGTGGAATGACTGTATTTATGACCGCGTTAGATTCTTTAGAGGCAGCATTTGCAACTGAAGTGCTTTCCTTATCTGAAAGTGCGTATGGATTTTTGGTGAGTATTGCGGGAATAGGCATCATAGCTGGTTCATTAATAAATGCTTTATTCGTTAAAAACTTAAAACTAAATATATTAATCGGCGTTGGTGCTATCTTTACGCCGGTTGGTTATTTAATTTTTGCGTTTTCGCATGACTTTATTTTTGCATCTATAGGCTTTTTCACTCTAACCTTTGCCCTGTCATTCGCAAACACAGGCTTTTTAACTTTTTATCAAAATAATGTCCCGGTAAACATTATGGGGAGGTTTTCGAGTGTTCTAGGTATTTTAGAAGCTGTGCTAATAATTTTACTCACGGCAGTGATTGGGGTTTCAGCTGATCTATTTGAAATTCGTCCAGTTTATATCATTGGTTCATTTGTATTTTTGACTTTAGGATTAATGATTAATCTAGTTGTATTTGATAATTCGAAAAGTAAATACTATAGCCAAAAACAAATGGATGAAGGAAGTGTTGGATAA
- a CDS encoding serine hydrolase: protein MESKELLQNGNVSLEEIAKGMISHSSNANTEYLMMRLGLARMNDNLKQLQLPKHEKLYPSLVSSLLIPYEIAQKHKLNIFKKTDAKKVQTFIEEMSQEAYIEEAINIHTKLSQDHDGFYKEQVNVKAWHNMAFDQIASKRDIRSTTSEYVVCKKSMTYFILRRPCREYFDLFWNGQ, encoded by the coding sequence ATGGAATCGAAGGAACTTCTCCAAAATGGAAACGTTTCATTAGAAGAGATTGCTAAAGGAATGATTTCCCACAGTTCCAATGCCAACACGGAATATTTGATGATGCGGTTAGGACTTGCCCGAATGAACGACAATCTAAAACAACTTCAATTACCGAAACACGAAAAACTTTACCCTTCTTTGGTATCAAGTCTTCTTATTCCATATGAGATCGCACAAAAACATAAACTGAATATATTTAAGAAAACAGATGCAAAAAAAGTACAAACCTTCATCGAAGAAATGTCTCAAGAGGCATACATTGAAGAGGCGATAAATATTCATACAAAGTTAAGCCAAGACCACGACGGTTTTTACAAAGAACAGGTGAATGTAAAAGCATGGCATAATATGGCATTTGATCAGATAGCCTCTAAAAGAGATATTCGTTCCACAACATCAGAATATGTTGTTTGCAAAAAATCAATGACTTATTTTATTTTACGCAGGCCGTGCAGGGAATACTTCGACCTATTTTGGAATGGCCAATGA
- a CDS encoding transposase, which produces MKPTVFPHDTYQTFVLEQLQEHYGRSIIHLSQDWPLILKCWQADLSGITGQLMEQYADQGPEPRDPASMLRSYLVFLFTNPGIGITQWINEMKRTPIYAILSGFSPDDIPGVGTFYEFIERLWPEATKNLKPKKQKPKKNKKKGQKGKKGQKANYKPGKVERFARWSERHMDIVKPLPGDPLFQFFEQNILKVSADLGLIGDPDALSVAGDGTPVVTQAYRRSKPTCDCRANGIYGCHHHRIYSQPDCDGGWDSSREKYFNGYHLYMLAAADSPHDLPLYPRLHPASRHDAVSLVASAVEFNQRYTLGSVNRMLLDAAHDAEAIYELLDKQGTEPFIDLNNRSKKNIETNSDIQISPEGIPICPNGREMKPNGFDKSQNRRKWRCTPSCGCSDATYGRTYHTKSSDNLRLFPKTPRDSQAWKDIYKRRTSSERTNKREKNDYQLEAGRHRSTMMWYMRIYGIMICQHIDAWYESQKDDWNQLKTTICPAAA; this is translated from the coding sequence TTGAAACCAACGGTTTTTCCTCATGACACGTATCAAACCTTTGTCCTTGAACAACTTCAGGAACACTACGGACGCTCCATTATCCATTTGAGTCAGGATTGGCCGCTCATCCTCAAATGTTGGCAAGCCGACCTTTCAGGCATTACCGGCCAACTGATGGAGCAGTATGCGGATCAAGGGCCAGAACCCCGCGATCCGGCTTCCATGTTGCGTTCCTATCTCGTCTTTTTGTTCACAAATCCCGGCATCGGGATCACCCAATGGATCAACGAAATGAAACGCACACCTATTTACGCGATCTTGAGCGGCTTTTCTCCTGATGATATCCCCGGGGTTGGCACGTTCTATGAGTTTATCGAGCGCCTCTGGCCCGAGGCGACCAAAAACTTAAAACCCAAGAAGCAAAAACCGAAAAAGAACAAGAAGAAGGGCCAAAAAGGAAAGAAAGGCCAAAAAGCCAATTACAAACCGGGTAAAGTCGAACGCTTCGCACGATGGTCGGAACGCCATATGGACATCGTCAAACCATTGCCCGGCGACCCACTTTTTCAGTTTTTCGAACAGAATATCTTAAAGGTTTCTGCGGACCTAGGCCTGATCGGAGATCCTGATGCGCTCAGTGTCGCCGGGGATGGTACGCCTGTTGTCACGCAAGCTTACCGGCGAAGCAAACCGACCTGTGATTGTCGCGCGAACGGGATTTATGGCTGCCATCATCATCGCATCTATTCCCAGCCGGATTGTGACGGTGGATGGGACAGCTCCCGTGAGAAGTACTTTAACGGCTATCATCTCTATATGTTAGCGGCCGCGGACAGCCCGCATGACCTGCCATTGTATCCACGTCTGCATCCGGCATCCCGGCATGATGCCGTCAGTTTGGTCGCGAGCGCGGTTGAATTCAACCAACGCTACACCTTGGGATCCGTGAATCGTATGCTTCTCGATGCCGCTCATGACGCCGAGGCTATCTATGAGCTCTTGGATAAGCAAGGTACCGAGCCTTTCATCGATTTGAACAACAGAAGCAAAAAGAATATCGAAACGAACAGTGATATTCAGATTTCACCCGAGGGCATTCCCATCTGCCCCAACGGTCGTGAAATGAAACCAAATGGCTTCGACAAATCCCAGAATCGCAGGAAGTGGCGCTGCACGCCATCCTGCGGGTGTTCGGACGCGACATACGGCCGGACCTATCACACGAAATCAAGTGACAACCTGCGTTTGTTTCCCAAAACGCCACGCGATTCTCAAGCGTGGAAAGACATCTACAAACGCCGCACTTCAAGCGAACGGACAAACAAACGCGAGAAGAATGATTATCAACTGGAAGCCGGTCGACACCGATCAACGATGATGTGGTACATGCGTATTTATGGCATTATGATCTGCCAACACATAGACGCCTGGTATGAAAGCCAAAAAGACGACTGGAACCAGCTCAAAACGACTATCTGCCCTGCCGCTGCTTAA
- a CDS encoding serine hydrolase has product MIYIIAAGLAVFLLLAIGFFWLHRWTQKPDADYVLKFIAKNPKRASLSIVRNGRDLADVQSDELRPLASTVKIIVAIECAHQVANGEIDPEERIKHG; this is encoded by the coding sequence TTGATATATATCATCGCAGCAGGGCTTGCAGTATTCTTATTGTTAGCAATCGGATTCTTCTGGTTACATCGATGGACGCAAAAGCCTGATGCAGATTACGTTTTAAAATTTATTGCCAAGAATCCAAAGCGAGCATCGTTGTCTATTGTGAGAAATGGAAGAGATCTTGCCGATGTTCAGTCGGATGAATTGCGTCCTTTAGCGAGTACAGTTAAGATCATCGTAGCTATTGAGTGTGCTCATCAGGTGGCTAACGGAGAGATTGATCCGGAAGAGAGGATTAAACACGGATGA